The genome window GCCTCGGCCCTACGATTCCGATTCGATACATCTACACCCCTCCTTCTCTCACGCCACAATTCAACATAGATCATATCGCTCCGAATGTTCCGTGGGTTATAAGTCTTAATTATATACAGAACCGACGATATAACAAAACAGATTACAGTTCGCTTAAAGTCCATCTTTTTTCATTTAATCGTAAATTTTACATATAGTTAATCCATTTCATACATTGGTTTAGCATTGGTTGTATACACTGGGCTCAGGATACAAAACAAACTATACATATATTCTAGGAGGATGCATTCATGTTAAACCGTTTTAATGTCCGTGCAGCCAAAATGATGCTCGCGGTGACAACAATTGTTACAGCTACACTCGGAGGAGGAAGTGCAGCGTGGGCTGTGGAAGACACCACCTCAAAGACATCTGCATCACCGATAAAAAATGTGATTATTCTCATTCCCGACGGCATGGCTAACGATGCCACTGCTCTGGCTCGTTGGTATAAGGGCTCGTCCCTGACGCTGGATTCCATGGCAAGCGGCATGGTTCGTACACACTCTGCAGATGCGCCGATTGCGGACTCGGCTCCTGCTGGAACTGCTTTTGCAACAGGCTACAAATCGCATACCGGATTCGTCGGTGTACTGCCGGACAAAGCTACGATGCCTGGGCAAAAGGCGATTGCGCCTGGAGACGCAAGAAAACCGGTCGCTTCTGTACTGGAGGCTTCCAAACTAGCTGGCAAAGCAACCGGTATTATATCCACATCCGAGATTATGCACGCCACACCCGCGGACTTCTCTGCTCACTACCCGGATCGGAAAAACTATGATGCCCTCAGTAAACAACAAGTCTATAATGGCATGGATGTTGTGTTGGGCGGAGGTAGCAAATACCTTGAGCCTGCGGGTCGCCAAGACGGCGAGAATCTGGTTTCGTCCATCAAAGCACTGGGTTACGATTACGTCACTACACCGGCTGCAATGAAAGCATCCGATTCGAACAAGCTGTGGGGGATGTTCGCACCAGCGGGCATGGCTTACAATATGGACCGTGATCCAGCGAAGCAACCAAGTCTTGCTGAGATGACATCCAAAGCGATTGAAGTTCTGTCCAAAGACGAAGACGGCTTCTTTCTGATGGTTGAAGGTAGTAAAGTAGACTGGGCAGCTCATGCCAATGATCCGATTGGTATTATCAGTGATGTGCTGGCTTTTGATGATGCCGTAAAAGTAGCCATGGATTTTGCCAAAACGGATGGAGAGACTGCGGTTGTGGCTGTAACTGACCACCAGAACGGTGGACTCACGATTGGTAATGCCTCCACAACTGGCACATATGATAAAGAGCCGTTGTCCACATTTATCGGACCTTTGAAAAAGGCCAAACTGACAGGTGAGGGTGTTGAAGCGAAGCTAAATGCCAAGCGTACAAACATCAAAGCAGTGATGAAACAATACTATGGCATTACCGATCTGACTTCCAAGGAGATTGCCACAATTAAAACGGCTGAGCCGGGTAGTCTTAACTATGCAATCGGTCCAATGATCAGCAAACGGGCAGGGATTGGTTGGACAACCGGTGGTCATACAGGTGGAGATGTCGTACTTTACACGTATGCTCCCAACAATGACCGTCCATTCGGGGTAATCGATAACACGGATGTCGCCAAATATATGGCACGTGTACTGGATCTCGATCTGGACAGCGTGAACAAACAATTGTTTGTACCTGCCAAACAGGCATTTACAGCCAAAGGCGCAACATACAAACTGGATCTCACTGACGCCAAAAATCCAAAGATCCTCGTTACCAAAGGCAACACCAAGCTGGAACTGCAAATCTATAAAAATATTGCACTGGTGAACGGCAAAAAGAAAGCTTTGGAAGGTGTCATTGTCTATAACGGTTTAGAGGCATTTGTACCACAAGGTGCAGTGGATCTCATTCAATAATTGATAGAACCAACGGAACGAACGGAGATTATACGATTTGGCTGCCGAATATCTCGGCAGCTATTTTATTGTTTGCTGATAAGGAGTAGGTTCCTGGTAGCACCTATCGTATAATGAACGTAACCAAAATACATATCATGCAAGAAAAAGGAGAAATTCACCCATGTTGATCAAATTAAACTGGATCACGCTGAGGGTCAGTAGTTTGGAAGCTTCGCTCAGGTTCTATCACGACATGCTCGGACTTCCCATTCAGCGCAGATTCGAAAGCCGCGGAAGGCAGATTGCCATGCTCGGCATGGAGAATGAAACCAAGCTGGAACTGATTGAGGGCAGTGAATCCGTTCTTAAACCAGAGGCTGGCGTGTCGATCGGGTATGAGGTGAACTCGCTGGATGAAGCGATGGAACGACTGGCAGAGCTAAATATTCCGATTGTACGCGGCCCCATCCAGCCCAATCCGCATCTACGGTTTATTTACATTACAGATCCAGATGGCTTCGAGGTGCAACTCGCAGAGCATGTCTAATTTAGGCGATTGTGATAGGAGTGTGCCTATCACGATAACCAGTTGTTTGTACATGTGTGCAGTCAAACCTGTATGCCCCCCTCCTAGGGCAGCGTAAAACGTTATTGTGTCTGTTTACAGCTTCATGCGGCGCATCAGCGGCACACCTATGCGATTCAGCAACCGATCAAGCAGCATCCAGCACCAGCGTCTGCCCCATGGAAGGTGGCGCTCATACACAGCCGAATACTCAAAATCCGCCACAGCACCCCGATTGCGCTTAAACTGAGCTGCTCCCGCGCTCTCATGCAACAGATGGCCGTTCTCCCGAGCCTGTCTGATCAGACAGGCGGATAACATGCGGTATAGTCCGACGGACTGGGACACCGCTGTATCGTAACCGAACAACGGTGTTGTCATGATTCCATTTCGGCAGAAATAACCCATGACCGCGTCCAAGCGCCCCTTCTTTCGCAGTCCATACAGCCTGAGTGTTCCTGATGCCATCGCAGCAGCAATGAACCGTTCGGTGAACTGCGGATTGTGATAGGAGTATTTTTCGAGATATAACCGCTTGTACAACTCTACGATTCGCGGAATATCTGCATCTGTCATTTCTACTTCGGAAACAAATTCATACTCGTGCTTGGCCAACAATTCGTAATCCCTCTTCAAGAGCCAGCGCGATTTTGAGTTGCCAAAATTCGGATCATTCGCTTGGTACAGATAGATCTGTCGGCTCGGAATCAGTCGACACCCCACTTCGGTTAGCCTCGCCGTCAGATCGGGATGAAGTCCCGAACACAAGGAGCGAAATACAATGACGTGCTCCGGGTATCTCTCTTGTACTACTGCAAGCAAACATTCTGCCTGTTCACCGGACATGGCTGGATAGAGATTGGTGGACAACAGCCAGTTGTTCACATGCACGACTTTGTTAATCTGTGATTGCTTCATTCCCCAACCGATTAGACTGAGCAGCGCACTAAGGCCTTTTTCCAACACGGGTTTCTGCAACATGCTCAATTCCTGCTTCGCGTAACTCACGTAATGCGTATATGGCGAACAGACGTAAGCATTATCATACTCTGCATCATTCACCGTCAGTGGAATAACGAGATCGTCGATCCGGGCGAGCAGCACTGTGGTCTCCACGTTGGACATATAACTCCGGGACCCTTGCTGCAAGATGGGTTCCAGATAAGCTCTGGCATATCTGCCGTCCTCCGTATCGGGCCAGTCCATGTCTTTGAACGAATGCTGATCATAAAGACGCACACGTTCGATGCAATTGTCATTCCTAACCTCATATGTATGTAGATCGCAACCCGATCTGTCGTTCCCTGCTTTATTCTTCAACCTTTTACTCCCCCATAAGGTAACATCATCTGTACACAAACCATATAGCTATTCATACTCCTTTTCGGTCGACAGAGCTGCTTCCCACTCTCAATCATATAGAAATGTTCGATACTTCCAGCCTGCAACTGATCCACTCTGGCTCTCTGGCTTATATACCTTTTACTCCATTGAATTCACTACTCAACCTTGGATTCTCTCATCTAGCCTCTTTGGGATAATCGCTCTGCCAGCTGACGATAAGCCAGACCATCTTCTCTCTCGTTGACTTCATCTTCATCCATCTTAAGCCAGTAGTCCGCATCCAGCAGTTCTGCCATGTCTAACCGCGTAATCTCTGCACATTCGGAATGTTCACACACTGCAATCATCGGCTCAGGACTGTCGTCCCAGTTGTACCCGTTCACGATGGCATGAAGGAGTACAGCTGAATTCAGTGCACGGATTTGGGCAGCCGCCTTGTCTGGAGACTCCTCGTACAAAATTTCATCGACAACACTTTGTTCCGCCTGGGTCAGCTTGAGTCTGACTGCTCCTTGAGTGTCCAGTAACATGTCTGCGATATCCGGGTTACGTCTGGCTGCGTTCCAGGCACTAGCCTGAATTCCATGGGGAGCATCCAGTTTGACTCCATGTTCAATCAATAACGGAATGGCTTCAAGCTGCTTGAACTTCACCGCTTTTTTCAGCGCGGTATCCCCTTTGTCCTCTAGTTCCAAGTCAGGACCTGTTTCGAGAAGACAACGGATCGCTTCAATCGGCATACGATTTGTCAAAAAGAGCATCAGCGGTGTACGCCCGCGATCATCCTGTTCGTTGATATCCAAGACACCGACAGCTTCTCTGACTTGCTCCACATCTTTGGATTTGCTAATCTCCACCCAATTCATAGTTCGTTCTCCACCATCCTCTTCACACTCTACACAACACTGTATCGGAAAAAATTGTCGGCATCAACTTATACTCCAGATGAAAAAAGCCCGTCCAGCACGATAAATACGCACAGACGAACTTTCAACAATCTGGTATTAAAGTTTATTCTCCACGGAAGATGCCTGATGATCCGAGACTAACTCATTCAGGTTCACAATCAGCTGCTCCAGTTCTCCGAAGCTCTCCACCATCTTCTGTGTTAAGTT of Paenibacillus sp. FSL R5-0517 contains these proteins:
- a CDS encoding VOC family protein; this translates as MLIKLNWITLRVSSLEASLRFYHDMLGLPIQRRFESRGRQIAMLGMENETKLELIEGSESVLKPEAGVSIGYEVNSLDEAMERLAELNIPIVRGPIQPNPHLRFIYITDPDGFEVQLAEHV
- a CDS encoding DUF4274 domain-containing protein, translating into MNWVEISKSKDVEQVREAVGVLDINEQDDRGRTPLMLFLTNRMPIEAIRCLLETGPDLELEDKGDTALKKAVKFKQLEAIPLLIEHGVKLDAPHGIQASAWNAARRNPDIADMLLDTQGAVRLKLTQAEQSVVDEILYEESPDKAAAQIRALNSAVLLHAIVNGYNWDDSPEPMIAVCEHSECAEITRLDMAELLDADYWLKMDEDEVNEREDGLAYRQLAERLSQRG
- a CDS encoding alkaline phosphatase, translating into MMLAVTTIVTATLGGGSAAWAVEDTTSKTSASPIKNVIILIPDGMANDATALARWYKGSSLTLDSMASGMVRTHSADAPIADSAPAGTAFATGYKSHTGFVGVLPDKATMPGQKAIAPGDARKPVASVLEASKLAGKATGIISTSEIMHATPADFSAHYPDRKNYDALSKQQVYNGMDVVLGGGSKYLEPAGRQDGENLVSSIKALGYDYVTTPAAMKASDSNKLWGMFAPAGMAYNMDRDPAKQPSLAEMTSKAIEVLSKDEDGFFLMVEGSKVDWAAHANDPIGIISDVLAFDDAVKVAMDFAKTDGETAVVAVTDHQNGGLTIGNASTTGTYDKEPLSTFIGPLKKAKLTGEGVEAKLNAKRTNIKAVMKQYYGITDLTSKEIATIKTAEPGSLNYAIGPMISKRAGIGWTTGGHTGGDVVLYTYAPNNDRPFGVIDNTDVAKYMARVLDLDLDSVNKQLFVPAKQAFTAKGATYKLDLTDAKNPKILVTKGNTKLELQIYKNIALVNGKKKALEGVIVYNGLEAFVPQGAVDLIQ
- a CDS encoding GNAT family N-acetyltransferase, whose translation is MKNKAGNDRSGCDLHTYEVRNDNCIERVRLYDQHSFKDMDWPDTEDGRYARAYLEPILQQGSRSYMSNVETTVLLARIDDLVIPLTVNDAEYDNAYVCSPYTHYVSYAKQELSMLQKPVLEKGLSALLSLIGWGMKQSQINKVVHVNNWLLSTNLYPAMSGEQAECLLAVVQERYPEHVIVFRSLCSGLHPDLTARLTEVGCRLIPSRQIYLYQANDPNFGNSKSRWLLKRDYELLAKHEYEFVSEVEMTDADIPRIVELYKRLYLEKYSYHNPQFTERFIAAAMASGTLRLYGLRKKGRLDAVMGYFCRNGIMTTPLFGYDTAVSQSVGLYRMLSACLIRQARENGHLLHESAGAAQFKRNRGAVADFEYSAVYERHLPWGRRWCWMLLDRLLNRIGVPLMRRMKL